The Gemmatimonas aurantiaca T-27 DNA segment CCGCGCACCTGACGGCGTACCCGAGTCGTCTGTAGGACCCGATAGTCCAGGCCCCGTCTCACCTCGAGGATTTTTCGACGAGTGGCGGAATGATGTCCCGGCATCCGTGGTGGTCTTCCTTGTCGCCCTACCACTCTGTCTAGGGGTCGCCCTCGCGTCGGGTGCCCCGCTGCTGTCCGGTGTGGTGGCCGGCATTGTGGGCGGCATCGTCGTGGGCATGGCGTCCGGCTCCCAATTGATGGTGAGTGGGCCCGCCGCCGGTCTGACGGCCATCGTGGTCACTGGCATCGCGCAGGTGGGGGGCTTTGCCCAGTTCCTGCCCGCCGTGATTCTGGGTGGTGCGTTGCAGATCGGACTGGGTGTCGCACGCGCAGGTGTGATCGGGTACTACTTCCCCTCGTCAGTGATCAAGGGAATGTTGGCAGCGATCGGCCTCACGCTGATCCTCAAGCAGATCCCCCACGCGATGGGCTATGACGCTGGCTACGAAGGCGACTTTTCCTTCGTGAGTCCGTCAGGCGAAAACACCTTCGGGGCCATCGGGCACGCCTTGCAGCAGGTGCAGCCTGGTGCCATCGCGGCCGCATTGATCGGTGTGGGTTTGATGGTGGTGTGGCCGAAGACACCGATGGCGCGTATGAAGCTGTTCCCCGCCCCGCTCGCGGCCGTGGTGCTCGGTGTTGGACTCAATCAGTTGTTGTTGGCCGTGGCACCAGAGTACGCCATTCGCGACACCCATCTGGTGACCTTGCCGACCACTGGTGCCGAAGGCGTGTGGGGGCAACTGACCCGTCCTGACTGGGGCGCGTTGGCGAACCAGCAGGTGTGGATTCTTGCGGCGACCATTGGCATCGTGGCCAGTCTCGAGTCGCTGCTGAGCCTCGAAGCCACCAACAAGCTCGATCCCGAGAAGCGCGATGCCCCGGCCAATCGGGAATTGCTCGCCCAGGGCATGGGCAATGTGGTCTCCGGTTTCTTTGGTGGTCTGCCGGTGACCGGTGTGAT contains these protein-coding regions:
- a CDS encoding SulP family inorganic anion transporter, giving the protein MPALSRAPDGVPESSVGPDSPGPVSPRGFFDEWRNDVPASVVVFLVALPLCLGVALASGAPLLSGVVAGIVGGIVVGMASGSQLMVSGPAAGLTAIVVTGIAQVGGFAQFLPAVILGGALQIGLGVARAGVIGYYFPSSVIKGMLAAIGLTLILKQIPHAMGYDAGYEGDFSFVSPSGENTFGAIGHALQQVQPGAIAAALIGVGLMVVWPKTPMARMKLFPAPLAAVVLGVGLNQLLLAVAPEYAIRDTHLVTLPTTGAEGVWGQLTRPDWGALANQQVWILAATIGIVASLESLLSLEATNKLDPEKRDAPANRELLAQGMGNVVSGFFGGLPVTGVIVRSSANVDAGARTRLSAVVHGILLIVAVLLLARVLNLIPLSALAAVLLVTGFKLTTPALWKSAWRLGLSHFIPFAVTIVAILFTDLLRGIGIGLVVGIAFIIAEHMRRPGLILVSPAGAILTRYVLPDQVTFLSKASIARELEALPDSCRVEIDGRRTARFDYDALEVILAFRETARSRNIDYRLVGIPEVGLTPAH